The following are encoded together in the Betaproteobacteria bacterium genome:
- a CDS encoding helix-turn-helix domain-containing protein, with product MDQIARTPQQLGAVIRRKRKQLSLSQDELGTRIHLRQATISKLEAGEPATRLQTLIDALAALDLEIVIRPRTRGSTAQIEDLF from the coding sequence ATGGACCAAATCGCTCGCACCCCGCAGCAACTCGGCGCGGTCATTCGTCGGAAGCGAAAGCAACTCAGCCTCTCGCAGGACGAGCTGGGGACACGGATTCATTTGCGTCAGGCCACCATCTCCAAGCTCGAGGCCGGAGAACCCGCTACACGTCTGCAAACATTGATCGACGCTCTTGCCGCCCTCGACCTGGAGATTGTCATCCGCCCCCGGACCCGAGGCTCGACCGCTCAGATTGAGGATCTCTTCTAA
- a CDS encoding type II toxin-antitoxin system HipA family toxin — translation MAGRKKTRLPLDVFLNGRLVGRLRREASGAVDFQYAPSWLGWENTFPVSLSLPLREDRYIGAPVVAVFDNLLPDNDRIRQRLAARTQAEGTDAFSLLSAVGRDCPGALQFLPEGEAPSTPGAIEGRPLSDADIAAILADLANTPLGVTAGHEFRISLAGAQEKTALLLWKDRWHIPHGSTPTTHIFKPPIGRLDRGIDLSDSIENEFFCLKLAREIGFPSADVAIAAFGDNRALIVERFDRRWTIDGRLLRLPQEDCCQALSVPPTRKYEADGGPGIARLLDLLKASDDPAADQRIFIRAQIFFWLLGATDGHAKNFSLQLLPGGRFRLAPLYDIMSTQPYVDTGQLRRNQFKLAMAAGKNRHYIVDEVLPRHFVQTAGSAGVGKAVVDDVLADIATAMPRALEAVTRTLPENFPARLIDQITSGIQRRLHTIEASAA, via the coding sequence ATGGCCGGGCGGAAAAAAACCCGCCTCCCGCTTGACGTCTTTCTCAATGGGCGGCTCGTCGGGAGGCTGCGGCGCGAGGCGAGCGGTGCCGTCGATTTCCAGTACGCGCCGTCGTGGCTTGGCTGGGAAAATACATTTCCCGTCTCCCTCTCGTTGCCACTGCGCGAGGATCGCTATATCGGCGCCCCGGTCGTTGCCGTCTTCGACAACCTCCTCCCCGATAACGATCGAATACGCCAGCGACTCGCAGCGCGCACACAAGCGGAGGGTACCGACGCATTCAGCTTGCTAAGCGCGGTCGGTCGTGATTGCCCCGGCGCCCTCCAATTTCTGCCCGAGGGGGAGGCTCCTTCCACGCCAGGCGCGATCGAAGGCCGCCCCCTCTCCGATGCGGATATCGCAGCGATCCTCGCCGACCTCGCAAACACCCCCCTTGGGGTAACCGCAGGGCACGAGTTCCGGATTTCGCTTGCCGGTGCGCAGGAGAAAACCGCGCTGCTGCTCTGGAAGGACCGGTGGCATATACCGCATGGATCGACGCCCACCACGCATATCTTCAAGCCACCGATCGGCAGACTTGACCGTGGCATCGATCTCTCGGACAGCATCGAGAACGAGTTCTTTTGCCTCAAGCTTGCCCGGGAGATCGGCTTCCCCAGCGCCGATGTCGCCATTGCGGCCTTCGGCGACAATCGCGCACTGATCGTCGAGCGATTCGACCGGCGCTGGACGATCGATGGCCGCCTGCTCAGGCTGCCGCAGGAAGACTGCTGCCAGGCTCTTTCGGTCCCGCCGACACGAAAGTACGAAGCGGATGGCGGACCGGGAATTGCTCGTCTTCTGGATCTCCTCAAAGCGAGCGACGATCCTGCGGCCGATCAACGCATTTTCATAAGGGCGCAGATCTTCTTCTGGCTGCTTGGCGCCACAGATGGACACGCGAAAAACTTCAGTCTGCAATTGCTTCCCGGTGGTCGATTCCGCCTCGCTCCGCTCTACGACATCATGTCAACGCAACCCTATGTCGATACAGGCCAGCTTCGTCGCAATCAGTTCAAGCTGGCGATGGCCGCAGGCAAGAATCGCCATTACATCGTTGATGAGGTACTGCCGCGACATTTCGTGCAAACGGCCGGATCGGCGGGCGTCGGCAAGGCCGTCGTAGACGACGTTCTGGCCGACATCGCCACCGCAATGCCGCGCGCGCTCGAAGCAGTCACGCGCACGCTCCCCGAAAACTTCCCTGCCCGCCTCATTGATCAGATCACAAGCGGAATCCAGCGCCGTCTGCACACAATCGAGGCGTCGGCGGCATAG